In Rhinolophus ferrumequinum isolate MPI-CBG mRhiFer1 chromosome 7, mRhiFer1_v1.p, whole genome shotgun sequence, the following proteins share a genomic window:
- the SRP19 gene encoding signal recognition particle 19 kDa protein, which yields MACAAARSPADQDRFICIYPAYLNNKKTIAEGRRIPISKAVENPTATEIQDVCSAVGLNVFLEKNKMYSREWNRDVQYRGRVRVQLKQEDGSLCLVQFPSRKSVMLYAAEMIPKLKTRTQKTGGGDQSLQQGEGSKKGKGKKKK from the exons ATGGCTTGCGCCGCGGCGCGATCCCCGGCCGACCAGGACAG GTTTATTTGTATATATCCTGCTTATTTAAATAACAAGAAGACTATCGCGGAGGGCAGACGAATCCCCATAAGTAAG GCTGTTGAAAATCCTACAGCTACAGAGATTCAAGATGTGTGCTCAGCAGTTGGACTTAATGTATTTCTTGAG aaaaataaaatgtactccAGAGAATGGAATCGTGATGTTCAGTACAGGGGCAGAGTTCGGGTCCAGCTCAAACAGGAAGATGGCAGCCTCTGTCTTGTACAGTTCCCATCAC GTAAGTCGGTGATGCTGTATGCAGCAGAAATGATACCTAAATTGAAAACAAGGACACAAAAAACAGGAGGTGGTGACCAAAGTCTTCAGCAAGGAGAGGGaagtaaaaaagggaaaggaaagaagaagaagtga